A part of Thiomicrorhabdus sediminis genomic DNA contains:
- a CDS encoding O-antigen ligase family protein, with protein MQWIKTKSVLSVFLIIAVFYFSLISVDNVGGQVGIITPYNLSVYFAVVVFIIYSFYQVISFQQFQISSRLLWTLIAAINLIAVGYWQAIHLNFLHYVILALVVAVLFVLALEQVSLSENAWHWLFYALSILALLQSLIALIQYFDTFSVAYWWTGYFPFKIHSGFLGSLQQRNMLSSFIAFGLVLSLWLLFSAQFKQSPIKIKLPLFLLAALGGFVVFASGSRAGLLALAVGILLLLWTYRFELKSHLGNLLLWFSLLVTSALLVKFIGVDIGSAASKFERVVYGLDVRLFLYETGWKLFLENLWFGVGIGNYNHSLQDFVLAHQLPGDARIAGLEIGSFSHPHNEFLFWLIQVGLAGCFSILIVIFLILKNWWQQGQKAFWGYSAIISPLVIQSMVSYPFILSATHWFLVLLVVFYSVIVSQRTINISLSESASLTFKVALLSFVAVAAYGFYIGLMSAFETYYFKNRIFIYKDYPQQEQVGYFYNASKWGLYDDLVQANMENMFLNARRDNNLYDLKQYLLWYNNQTELPDKFNDYAAQSRAMLQSNDAK; from the coding sequence ATGCAATGGATAAAAACAAAATCCGTACTTTCAGTCTTTTTGATAATAGCGGTTTTTTATTTTAGTTTGATTAGTGTTGATAATGTCGGTGGTCAAGTCGGCATTATTACACCTTATAATTTATCGGTTTATTTTGCTGTAGTTGTTTTTATTATCTATTCATTTTATCAAGTCATTTCATTTCAGCAGTTTCAAATTTCATCTCGTCTGCTTTGGACGCTAATTGCAGCCATTAATCTCATTGCTGTCGGTTATTGGCAGGCAATACATCTCAATTTCTTACATTATGTAATTTTGGCTTTAGTGGTTGCCGTATTGTTTGTTTTGGCTTTAGAGCAAGTTAGTTTGAGCGAAAATGCTTGGCATTGGTTGTTTTATGCTTTATCAATATTGGCGCTATTACAAAGTTTGATTGCATTGATTCAGTATTTTGACACTTTCTCAGTGGCCTATTGGTGGACGGGATATTTTCCGTTTAAAATTCACTCAGGCTTTTTAGGGTCATTACAACAGCGTAATATGTTGTCGAGCTTTATTGCTTTTGGTTTGGTTCTATCGCTGTGGTTATTGTTTAGTGCTCAATTTAAGCAATCTCCGATAAAAATAAAATTACCACTATTTTTATTGGCTGCTTTAGGTGGTTTTGTAGTATTCGCTTCCGGTTCTCGAGCCGGTTTATTGGCTTTAGCAGTAGGTATCTTGTTATTGTTATGGACTTATAGATTTGAATTAAAGTCACATTTAGGCAACCTGTTATTGTGGTTTAGTTTGCTGGTGACATCAGCATTACTGGTAAAGTTTATTGGAGTCGATATTGGCTCAGCAGCAAGCAAGTTTGAGCGGGTTGTTTATGGCTTGGATGTGCGTCTATTTTTATATGAGACAGGCTGGAAGCTGTTTTTAGAAAACTTATGGTTTGGGGTTGGTATTGGCAACTATAATCACTCTCTGCAAGATTTTGTACTCGCTCATCAGTTACCAGGTGATGCTCGCATAGCAGGGCTTGAGATCGGTAGTTTTTCACATCCTCATAATGAATTTTTGTTTTGGTTGATTCAAGTTGGTTTGGCTGGCTGCTTTTCTATACTGATCGTTATTTTTTTAATCCTTAAAAACTGGTGGCAACAAGGCCAGAAAGCTTTTTGGGGTTATTCGGCTATTATTTCGCCTTTAGTGATTCAGTCGATGGTGTCTTATCCATTTATTTTGTCTGCGACGCATTGGTTTTTGGTTTTGCTTGTGGTGTTCTATAGTGTGATAGTATCGCAGCGTACTATTAATATTTCATTATCCGAGTCTGCTTCTTTAACGTTTAAAGTGGCTTTGCTTAGTTTTGTTGCTGTTGCGGCGTACGGTTTTTATATTGGCTTAATGAGTGCATTTGAAACCTATTATTTCAAAAACCGAATTTTTATTTATAAGGATTACCCGCAGCAAGAGCAGGTTGGTTATTTCTATAATGCTTCTAAATGGGGGCTTTATGATGATTTGGTACAAGCAAATATGGAAAATATGTTTTTAAATGCCAGGCGTGATAATAATTTGTATGATTTAAAGCAGTATTTGCTTTGGTATAACAACCAGACTGAATTGCCTGATAAGTTTAATGATTATGCTGCTCAATCTCGAGCTATGCTGCAATCCAATGATGCAAAGTAG
- a CDS encoding prepilin-type N-terminal cleavage/methylation domain-containing protein: MQTTELQTKLENQKGFTLVEIAIVLVIIGLLLGGVLKGQELIENAKVKSIAKDMENMAAGYYSYQDRKGQYPDTSDDDAFWFQLKDEGFIAGDLGTSTDSDGPTHSYDGEYIMKNLTTAVANALDAKTYICANNIDGEVANNLDTKYDDGVHTSGTWRIIADLADESTAVATAGTLTNGEPSEGTSYALCREL, from the coding sequence ATGCAAACTACAGAATTACAAACTAAATTAGAAAACCAAAAAGGTTTTACTCTGGTCGAAATCGCCATCGTATTGGTTATTATCGGTCTATTGCTAGGTGGTGTATTGAAAGGTCAAGAATTGATTGAAAACGCTAAGGTTAAAAGTATTGCCAAAGATATGGAAAATATGGCTGCCGGTTATTATTCATATCAAGACCGTAAGGGACAGTATCCAGATACAAGTGATGATGATGCCTTCTGGTTTCAATTAAAGGATGAAGGCTTTATTGCAGGTGATTTAGGTACTTCAACAGATTCTGATGGCCCTACCCATTCTTATGATGGTGAGTATATCATGAAAAACTTGACTACAGCTGTAGCGAATGCGTTGGATGCAAAGACATATATTTGTGCTAACAATATTGATGGCGAAGTTGCCAATAATTTAGACACCAAATACGATGATGGTGTTCATACATCGGGGACATGGAGAATCATTGCAGACTTGGCCGATGAAAGTACAGCTGTTGCTACAGCGGGTACTTTGACTAATGGCGAGCCTTCAGAGGGTACTTCATATGCTCTTTGTCGTGAACTTTAA